The Gemmatimonadota bacterium genome has a segment encoding these proteins:
- a CDS encoding ABC transporter permease: MLLNAARIGADALRINPLRTALSTLGMIIGVAALVAVLSLGDGMERSAREQLQSTSPIQAIGISSRMTETVDGDAFSRPDTMALTVDMWNALRGLPGVASASIMVQARAQARLDTVRRLVTLRGTLGATPPALPLRAGRALTPADSASPVLVSSWTLARRLRPGQPDSLVGHWLSMGNDSLLVVGVLAAAPGPPAAMAEVPYPVAGRIAAARGTAFPSIQLLAASIEDVAPLQQRIEGWFDTNAREHGGRRAVTVETYRARAEQAAQGILVFKLLMGAITGISSSVGGIGIMNVLLASVSERTREIGLRRAAGATRRDILWQFLAESVAISAFGAAVGIVLGLIGSFGITALIRRFAQAAFIQASFSVGSLAAAAAASLLVGLAFGTWPARRASLLDPIDAIRHE, encoded by the coding sequence GTGCTTCTCAATGCTGCCCGCATCGGGGCCGATGCCCTCCGCATCAACCCCCTGCGCACTGCCCTCTCCACCCTCGGGATGATTATCGGCGTCGCGGCCCTGGTCGCGGTCCTCTCCCTCGGCGATGGCATGGAGCGGTCCGCCCGTGAGCAACTCCAGTCGACCTCGCCCATCCAGGCGATCGGCATCTCCTCCCGGATGACAGAGACCGTCGACGGCGATGCCTTCTCACGCCCGGATACGATGGCGCTCACCGTCGACATGTGGAACGCGCTGCGTGGACTCCCCGGCGTTGCGTCGGCATCCATCATGGTGCAGGCGCGGGCGCAGGCACGCCTCGACACCGTGCGGCGACTCGTCACGCTCCGGGGAACGCTCGGGGCCACGCCGCCGGCCTTGCCCCTTCGCGCGGGCCGGGCCCTCACGCCCGCCGACAGTGCATCCCCCGTGCTGGTCTCGTCGTGGACCCTGGCGCGGCGACTCCGGCCCGGCCAACCCGACTCCCTCGTGGGGCACTGGCTCTCGATGGGCAACGACTCCCTGCTGGTCGTTGGTGTACTGGCGGCGGCCCCGGGGCCGCCAGCCGCAATGGCCGAGGTTCCCTACCCGGTCGCCGGACGGATCGCCGCGGCACGCGGGACAGCCTTCCCGTCCATTCAGCTGCTCGCCGCGAGCATCGAGGACGTCGCGCCGCTCCAGCAGCGCATTGAGGGATGGTTCGACACTAACGCCCGCGAGCATGGCGGGCGACGCGCGGTCACGGTCGAGACCTACCGAGCCCGCGCCGAGCAGGCGGCGCAGGGGATCCTGGTCTTCAAGCTGCTCATGGGGGCGATTACCGGCATTTCCTCCTCGGTCGGAGGGATCGGGATCATGAACGTCCTCCTCGCCAGCGTCTCCGAGCGCACGCGCGAGATCGGGCTGCGGCGCGCCGCCGGTGCCACGCGTCGCGACATCCTGTGGCAGTTCCTCGCAGAGTCGGTGGCGATCTCCGCCTTTGGCGCGGCCGTCGGGATCGTGCTGGGCCTCATTGGGTCGTTCGGGATCACCGCACTCATCCGCCGCTTTGCCCAGGCGGCGTTCATCCAGGCGTCGTTCAGCGTCGGATCCCTGGCCGCGGCGGCGGCTGCCTCGCTGCTGGTCGGGCTGGCCTTCGGCACGTGGCCGGCCCGGCGCGCCTCGCTCCTCGACCCCATCGACGCCATCCGCCACGAATAG
- a CDS encoding helix-turn-helix transcriptional regulator produces MHDIQVIDDPAVATVALEPTRSRLLAELASPASAATLAARVGLARQKVNYHLHALETHGLVQLAEERKWGGLTERLLVATAASYVVSPGALGPVAVDPQRQVDRLSASYLIALGARLTREVGSLVRRARDAGKRLATLAVDVEVRFRSAAERAAFTTELSEAIATLVAKYHDASAPGGRAFRLVVVAHPLPQHPTSEGSS; encoded by the coding sequence ATGCACGACATCCAGGTCATTGACGATCCGGCGGTGGCGACCGTGGCCCTGGAGCCGACGCGTAGCCGCCTGCTCGCTGAACTGGCTTCGCCAGCCTCGGCGGCCACCCTCGCGGCCCGCGTGGGGCTTGCCCGGCAAAAGGTCAACTACCACCTGCATGCGCTCGAGACCCACGGGCTGGTCCAGCTCGCGGAGGAGCGGAAGTGGGGTGGGTTGACCGAGCGCCTCCTCGTGGCGACCGCCGCGTCGTATGTGGTCTCGCCGGGGGCGCTCGGCCCGGTTGCTGTTGACCCGCAGCGCCAGGTGGACCGTCTGTCCGCGAGTTACCTCATCGCCCTGGGGGCCCGGCTGACGCGCGAGGTCGGAAGCCTCGTACGCCGCGCCCGCGATGCGGGCAAGCGCCTCGCGACGCTGGCCGTCGACGTCGAGGTGCGCTTTCGATCGGCGGCCGAGCGGGCCGCGTTCACTACAGAGCTGTCCGAAGCCATCGCGACACTCGTGGCGAAATACCACGATGCGTCCGCTCCCGGCGGTCGCGCCTTTCGCCTGGTTGTTGTCGCGCATCCACTCCCGCAGCACCCCACCTCCGAGGGATCCTCATGA
- a CDS encoding ABC transporter permease produces the protein MSWRGQWLRLRALIAPRVAERDLDEEMTFHLEQETARWRREGLGAVEARQRALASFGGMEVTKEALRDGRGGRPLHDAGRDLRYAFRLFRRQPLLAGTVLLVLSLGIGASVAVFTAVNAVLLRPLPFPEPERLISLWESNPLKGWVQETAAPANMLDWEAQVPALDGVAAWVPFDDEVSVVTGDRATSLSVTGVTGGFFSVLGVAPILGRGFEPRETWSTPTRVTVLSHATWRDHFGSDPNIVGRTIRADGHDVEVIGVMGPDFAFPSASTELWVPTRWEAASRDQDWFRRAHFVRPFARLRAGATVAQVNAQLDGVMRQLEARHPVINEQMRAGAGPLQEFLVGASRTPLLVLLGATVLLLVIACANVGTLLLVRATTREREVVMRRALGASRGRIARQAFMESGVLALAGGAVGMWLGAMGLRLIATYQPPGLLPVTDLSIDARVVLVVAVACLVCAVVFGAVPALWSAQRPAADALREATRSTSASQRARRWVTTLVMAEVALGVMLTVGAGVFVRSYRSLLRVDPGFDPRGVSVVSLTLPGARYETGEQINGFYDALLERVRALPGVEGAALTTVLPLTGGGYTSDFVIQGMGEAGTGREVRHRQVSADYFHVMKVPLLTGRVFEPGDVRTAEPVVLINRAMAERYFKGRDPIGAFITQDLVPDSASTWRRVVGVVGDERGRDVTAEPGLDMIEPIAQDRSNGFHLMVRSANPASVVLPAIQRTIASLDPTIAPSAMRTMEDIRGLSVSRNRFLALMITLFAAVGGVLAVVGVYGVVAHATQRRLPEMGIRLALGAPVAGLRWLVVRQGLALAAGGVALGVAGVVAMRGAIVGFVHGVSPLDPFTVGWVTMAVLGTAVLAAWLPARRMNRSDVLSQSLRG, from the coding sequence ATGAGCTGGCGCGGACAGTGGTTGCGGCTGCGGGCGTTGATCGCGCCCCGAGTCGCGGAGCGAGACCTGGATGAGGAGATGACGTTCCACCTGGAACAGGAAACGGCGCGCTGGCGTCGCGAGGGGTTGGGGGCGGTCGAGGCCCGGCAGCGGGCGCTGGCGTCTTTCGGTGGGATGGAGGTGACAAAGGAGGCGCTGCGCGATGGACGCGGAGGCCGTCCGCTGCACGACGCAGGCCGCGACCTGCGGTATGCGTTCCGCCTGTTTCGTCGGCAGCCGCTGCTCGCTGGGACGGTGCTGCTCGTGCTCAGCCTGGGGATCGGGGCCTCGGTTGCGGTCTTCACGGCGGTGAACGCTGTGCTCCTTCGGCCGTTGCCGTTTCCCGAGCCGGAGCGCCTCATCTCGCTGTGGGAGAGCAATCCACTCAAGGGGTGGGTGCAGGAGACGGCGGCGCCGGCCAACATGCTCGACTGGGAAGCCCAAGTACCGGCCCTGGATGGTGTGGCGGCGTGGGTGCCCTTTGACGACGAGGTGTCCGTGGTCACCGGCGACCGCGCCACGTCCCTTTCCGTCACTGGCGTCACGGGTGGCTTCTTCTCGGTGCTTGGCGTGGCACCGATCCTCGGGCGTGGCTTCGAGCCCCGGGAGACCTGGTCCACGCCGACACGGGTCACGGTGCTGAGTCATGCCACGTGGCGCGACCACTTCGGGAGCGACCCCAACATTGTGGGTCGGACGATCCGCGCCGATGGACACGATGTGGAGGTGATCGGCGTCATGGGACCGGACTTTGCCTTTCCGTCGGCGTCGACCGAGCTCTGGGTGCCAACGCGGTGGGAGGCGGCGAGCCGTGACCAGGACTGGTTTCGTCGCGCGCACTTCGTGCGGCCTTTTGCCCGGCTCCGTGCGGGGGCCACGGTGGCGCAGGTCAATGCGCAGCTCGATGGGGTGATGCGCCAGCTGGAGGCGCGACACCCGGTGATCAATGAGCAGATGCGCGCCGGGGCGGGGCCCCTGCAGGAGTTCCTGGTTGGCGCGTCACGGACGCCCCTGCTGGTCCTGCTCGGCGCCACCGTGCTGCTCCTGGTCATTGCGTGCGCGAACGTCGGGACGTTGCTCCTGGTGCGGGCGACGACGAGGGAACGCGAAGTGGTCATGCGCCGGGCGTTAGGCGCGAGCCGCGGGCGGATTGCGCGTCAGGCGTTCATGGAGAGCGGCGTGCTGGCCCTGGCGGGTGGGGCCGTGGGGATGTGGCTGGGGGCCATGGGCCTTCGGCTGATCGCGACGTACCAGCCGCCGGGGCTGCTCCCGGTGACCGACCTCTCGATTGACGCCCGCGTGGTCCTCGTGGTGGCGGTGGCGTGCCTCGTCTGCGCGGTGGTGTTCGGCGCCGTGCCGGCCCTCTGGTCCGCCCAGCGTCCGGCGGCGGACGCCCTGCGGGAGGCGACGCGCTCCACGAGTGCGTCACAGCGCGCGCGCCGGTGGGTGACGACCCTGGTGATGGCGGAGGTCGCGTTAGGCGTGATGCTGACCGTTGGCGCCGGGGTCTTCGTGCGGAGTTATCGGTCCCTCCTGCGTGTCGATCCGGGGTTCGATCCACGCGGGGTCTCGGTGGTCTCGCTCACGCTCCCCGGGGCGAGGTACGAGACCGGGGAGCAGATCAATGGGTTTTACGACGCGCTGCTGGAGCGGGTGCGCGCCTTGCCCGGTGTGGAAGGCGCGGCCTTGACGACGGTCCTCCCCCTGACCGGCGGCGGATACACGTCGGACTTCGTGATCCAGGGGATGGGCGAGGCCGGGACCGGGCGTGAGGTCCGGCACCGGCAGGTGTCGGCGGACTACTTCCATGTCATGAAGGTTCCCCTTCTCACGGGGCGCGTGTTTGAGCCGGGTGACGTGCGCACGGCGGAGCCCGTGGTCCTGATCAACAGGGCCATGGCCGAGCGGTACTTCAAGGGACGCGACCCGATCGGGGCGTTCATCACGCAGGACCTGGTGCCAGACAGCGCGTCCACCTGGCGACGGGTGGTCGGCGTGGTCGGGGACGAACGGGGACGCGATGTCACCGCGGAGCCGGGACTCGACATGATCGAGCCGATCGCCCAGGACCGTTCCAACGGCTTTCACCTGATGGTCCGCTCGGCGAACCCCGCCTCGGTGGTATTGCCGGCGATCCAGCGCACGATCGCCAGCCTGGATCCGACCATCGCGCCAAGTGCCATGCGCACGATGGAGGATATCCGGGGGCTTTCGGTGTCACGCAACCGGTTCCTCGCCCTCATGATCACGCTGTTCGCTGCGGTGGGCGGGGTGCTGGCGGTCGTTGGGGTCTATGGCGTTGTGGCACATGCGACCCAGCGCCGACTGCCGGAGATGGGAATTCGCCTGGCGCTCGGCGCGCCCGTGGCTGGGCTGCGCTGGCTCGTCGTGCGCCAGGGGCTCGCCTTGGCGGCCGGAGGGGTGGCGCTGGGGGTTGCTGGGGTGGTCGCCATGCGCGGTGCCATCGTGGGTTTCGTCCACGGTGTGTCACCACTGGATCCGTTTACGGTGGGCTGGGTGACCATGGCTGTGCTTGGGACAGCGGTCCTGGCGGCATGGCTGCCGGCCCGGCGCATGAACCGAAGTGACGTCCTGAGCCAGAGCCTGCGGGGGTGA
- a CDS encoding PadR family transcriptional regulator: MPPHEADVLRGTLDLLILKVLLREPMHGWGVSQRIQERSRGVLDVNQGSLYPALQRLEQRGLVRSEWQQTEENRRAKYYALTPAGRRAVTAETNSWRRYVQAVEFILEG, encoded by the coding sequence ATGCCGCCACACGAAGCCGATGTCCTGCGGGGCACCCTCGACCTCCTGATCCTCAAGGTCCTCCTGCGCGAACCGATGCACGGCTGGGGGGTGAGCCAACGCATCCAGGAGCGCTCGCGCGGCGTGCTGGACGTCAACCAGGGGTCGCTGTATCCCGCGCTCCAACGCCTGGAGCAACGCGGGCTGGTGCGCAGCGAGTGGCAACAGACCGAGGAGAACCGGCGGGCGAAGTACTACGCGCTGACGCCTGCCGGGCGGAGAGCGGTGACGGCGGAGACCAATAGCTGGCGGCGCTATGTCCAGGCCGTCGAGTTCATCCTGGAGGGTTGA